One Phaseolus vulgaris cultivar G19833 chromosome 2, P. vulgaris v2.0, whole genome shotgun sequence DNA window includes the following coding sequences:
- the LOC137810138 gene encoding peroxidase 10-like encodes MESFASNKLPFVSMFWLVFLSPLVCSQLYYNFYESTCPNLTGIVRYNVWSAMAKDARIAASLLRLHFHDCFVLGCDASVLLDDTDTLKGEKNALPNKNSLRGFEVIDTIKANLEKACPSTVSCADILTLAAREAVYLSRGPFWSVPLGRRDGTTASESEANNLPSPFEPIEDITTKFISKGLEKKDVAVLSGAHTFGFAQCFTFKPRLFNFGGSGKSDPALDDSVLQSLQKVCPNQADSDTNLAPLDPVTTNTFDNTYYKNIVNNSGLLQSDQALLGDNTTASLVNNYSKWPLLFFRDFAVSMEKMGRIGALTGQQGQIRANCRALN; translated from the exons ATGGAGTCATTTGCCTCTAATAAGCTTCCTTTTGTTTCAATGTTTTGGCTTGTGTTTCTCAGTCCTCTAGTGTGCTCTCAACTTTACTATAACTTTTATGAGTCAACTTGTCCAAATCTGACCGGAATTGTTCGATACAACGTGTGGTCAGCTATGGCCAAGGACGCAAGGATTGCTGCTTCTCTCTTACGCCTTCATTTTCATGATTGTTTCGTTCTT GGATGTGATGCATCGGTGCTACTTGATGACACAGATACTctaaagggggagaaaaatgcACTGCCTAATAAAAATTCACTCAGAGGATTTGAAGTCATTGACACAATCAAGGCTAACTTGGAGAAGGCTTGTCCCTCCACTGTGTCATGTGCTGATATACTAACTCTAGCAGCAAGAGAGGCTGTTTATCTT AGCAGAGGTCCATTTTGGTCTGTGCCTCTGGGTCGTAGAGATGGTACAACAGCAAGTGAGAGCGAGGCAAATAACTTGCCATCGCCCTTTGAACCTATAGAAGACATCACGACCAAGTTTATATCCAAGGGTTTAGAAAAGAAGGATGTTGCAGTACTCTCAG GTGCACACACTTTTGGGTTTGCTCAATGCTTCACATTCAAGCCAAGACTCTTCAACTTTGGTGGGTCAGGTAAATCTGATCCGGCACTAGATGACTCAGTTCTGCAGAGTTTACAAAAAGTGTGTCCAAACCAAGCTGATTCTGACACCAATTTGGCTCCCTTGGATCCTGTGACTACTAACACATTTGATAACACTTACTACAAAAATATTGTGAACAACTCGGGGTTACTTCAGTCAGACCAGGCTCTTTTGGGTGATAATACAACTGCTTCATTGGTCAACAACTATAGCAAGTGGCCTCTTCTGTTCTTTAGAGACTTTGCAGTATCTATGGAGAAAATGGGACGCATAGGTGCCCTTACAGGACAACAAGGCCAAATAAGGGCAAACTGCAGGGCTCTGAACTGA
- the LOC137810133 gene encoding CDPK-related kinase 5-like, with translation MGLCTSKPTLSSPQSTTHSPVRPSQNGAVAITDSHSAEPHVHSTNGESENPKELENGKRSPFFPFYSPSPGRYVFPVSPHRFFKRSFLSPSPAKHIRAALARRHGSVKPNEAAIPEAEAVAGLDKNFGFSKHLGNKYEVGDEVGRGHFGYTSVAKVKKGELKGQQVAVKVIPKAKMTTAIAIEDVRREVKILRALTGHKNLVQFYDAYEDHNNVYIVMELCEGGELLDRILSRGGKYTEEEAKVVLRQILNVVAFCHLQGVVHRDLKPENFLFTSMDENSNLKAIDFGLSDFVKPDERLNDIVGSAYYVAPEVLHRAYGTEADVWSIGVIAYILLCGSRPFWARTESGIFHAVLKADPSFDEPPWPSLTDEATNFVMRLLNKDPRKRMSAAQALSHPWIKNKDVKVPLDILIFKLMKAYMRSSSLRKAALRALSKTLTVDELFYLREQFALLEPSKNGSISLENIKAVLMVNATDAMNESRVPDFLTSLNALQFRRMDFDEFCAAALSVHQLETHDQWEQRARYAYELFEKDGNKAIVIDELASELGLGPSVPVHAVLHDWIRHTDGKLSFLGFVKLLHGPSRSLAKAQ, from the exons ATGGGTCTCTGCACTTCCAAACCCACTCTCTCCTCTCCCCAATCCACCACTCACTCCCCCGTGCGACCTTCTCAAAACGGGGCTGTCGCAATCACTGACAGTCACAGCGCCGAACCTCACGTGCACAGCACCAATGGCGAGAGCGAAAACCCTAAGGAGCTGGAGAACGGTAAGAGATCTCCTTTCTTCCCATTCTACAGTCCGAGTCCGGGCCGCTACGTGTTCCCCGTCTCACCGCACCGCTTCTTCAAGCGATCGTTTCTGTCGCCCTCGCCGGCGAAACACATAAGGGCGGCGCTGGCGCGGCGGCACGGGTCGGTGAAACCCAACGAGGCTGCCATACCGGAGGCGGAGGCGGTCGCGGGGCTCGACAAGAACTTCGGATTCTCCAAACATTTGGGAAATAAGTATGAAGTTGGAGATGAAGTTGGGAGAGGGCATTTTGGATACACTTCTGTTGCTAAGGTGAAAAAAGGAGAGCTGAAGGGACAACAAGTGGCCGTTAAAGTCATTCCGAAAGCCAAG ATGACCACTGCAATTGCTATTGAAGATGTGAGAAGGGAGGTAAAAATATTGAGAGCTTTGACTGGGCACAAGAATCTAGTACAATTCTATGATGCATATGAAGACCATAATAATGTCTATATTGTAATGGA GTTGTGTGAAGGAGGAGAACTGTTAGACAGAATATTGTCAAg AGGTGGGAAGTACACAGAGGAAGAAGCAAAAGTTGTCCTGAGACAAATACTGAATGTTGTTGCCTTTTGCCATCTTCAGGGTGTCGTGCATCGTGATCTTAAACCTGAG AACTTCTTGTTCACATCCATGGACGAGAACTCAAACCTGAAGGCCATAGACTTTGGGTTGTCAGATTTTGTTAAACCGG ATGAAAGACTTAATGATATTGTTGGCAGTGCATATTATGTGGCTCCCGAAGTTCTACATAGAGCTTACGGTACAGAAGCTGATGTCTGGAGTATTGGAGTGATTgcatatattttattatgtgGCAGTCGTCCCTTTTGGGCCCGGACTGAGTCTGGTATCTTCCATGCGGTATTAAAAGCTGATCCAAGTTTTGATGAACCTCCTTGGCCTTCTCTGACAGATGAGGCAACAAATTTTGTTATGCGATTACTAAATAAAGATCCACGTAAAAGAATGTCTGCAGCACAGGCGTTAA GTCATCCATGGATTAAAAACAAGGATGTGAAAGTACCTCTGGATATTCTAATATTCAAGCTCATGAAGGCATACATGCGTTCCTCATCTTTACGGAAAGCGGCTTTAAGG GCTCTGTCCAAGACGTTAACTGTGGACGAGTTATTTTATTTGAGGGAGCAGTTTGCACTTTTAGAGCCAAGCAAAAATGGCTCCATTAGCTTGGAAAATATCAAAGCG GTCTTGATGGTGAATGCAACAGATGCTATGAACGAGTCACGCGTACCTGACTTTCTGACATCA CTTAATGCATTACAATTTAGAAGGATGGATTTTGATGAGTTCTGTGCGGCTGCCCTTAGTGTTCATCAACTTGAAACACATGACCAGTGGGAGCAACGTGCACGTTATGCTTACGAACTTTTTGAGAAGGACGGAAACAAGGCCATAGTCATTGACGAACTAGCTTCG GAGCTTGGTCTTGGTCCATCTGTCCCTGTTCATGCTGTTCTCCATGATTGGATTCGGCACACTGATGGAAAATTAAGTTTCCTTGGGTTTGTCAAACTGTTGCATGGCCCATCTAGAAGTCTTGCAAAAGCTCAATAG
- the LOC137810134 gene encoding mitogen-activated protein kinase kinase kinase 5-like, whose translation MRWFPTIIFSHSNSSSSPSPSPSSSSTPTSSLATLKSSASTSSSVSHTGRNTRSAWFFGGTRRSTRSRKLSHVADIDAVVITPLSRSTSTFDRSSTPSAEPQPLPLPRAIDSRLPSPKDAADKPNAVVDFTLPAGFQMRSVFARQENRNNTEHVETRSPGVVPQQDTSGCASTRAQGNNFWLSVPARSAPTSPFASPRIIPNTTKTDDFVPYYYVSPKANQFWSAPEMPTSDPSAGHPPPAFFDLSALRTDTILSPHQSPPGKSPTQHPKSPNAHSSFSSPSIPPKLSLDISMARREITPPQFVHPLPLPPWAGPVAPLLSPSATFSPPVAKTESLPMKNQWQKGKLIGRGTFGSVYVATNRKTGALCAMKEAEVFSDDPKSAECIRQLEQEIKVLSQLKHPNIVQYFGSEIVEDRFYIYLEYVHPGSMNKYVREHCGAITECVVRSFTRHILSGLAYLHSKKTIHRDIKGANLLVDSAGVVKLADFGMAKHLTGHVAELSLKGSPYWMAPELMQAVVQKGNSTEVAFAVDIWSLGCTIIEMFTGKPPWSEYEGAAAMFKVMKDTPPIPETLSAEGYP comes from the exons ATGCGCTGGTTCCCCACCATCATCTTCTCTCATTCTAATTCATCCTCTTCACCATCACCGTCACCATCGTCGTCGTCAACGCCGACGTCTTCTTTGGCCACTCTCAAATCTTCCGCTTCCACGTCATCATCCGTGTCCCACACCGGGAGGAACACCCGCTCCGCCTGGTTCTTTGGCGGCACCAGAAGGTCGACGCGCTCCAGGAAGCTGAGCCATGTGGCGGACATAGACGCCGTCGTCATCACCCCCTTGTCTCGCTCCACCAGCACCTTCGATCGTTCCTCTACCCCCTCCGCCGAACCTCAGCCGTTACCCTTGCCCAGAGCCATCGACTCCCGTTTACCCTCTCCCAAAGATGCCGCCGACAAACCCAACGCCGTCGTCGATTTTACCCTCCCCGCTGGTTTTCAAATGCGCAG CGTATTCGCGAGGCAAGAGAATAGAAATAATACGGAGCACGTGGAGACAAGGTCACCAGGGGTGGTGCCTCAGCAAGACACGAGCGGTTGTGCAAGTACAAGAGCCCAAGGAAATAACTTCTGGTTGAGTGTCCCTGCAAGAAGTGCTCCAACGAGTCCTTTTGCCAGTCCCAGAATCATCCCAAACACTACCAAAACCGATGATTTTGTCCCGTACTATTATGTGTCACCCAAAGCCAACCAGTTCTGGTCAGCACCAGAGATGCCAACATCCGACCCTTCAGCTGGGCACCCACCTCCTGCTTTCTTTGATTTATCAGCACTGCGCACTGATACCATCCTTTCTCCCCATCAAAGCCCACCGGGAAAAAGCCCCACCCAACACCCCAAAAGCCCCAATGCCCattcttctttttcatctcCATCCATACCCCCCAAGTTATCCCTTGACATCTCAATGGCACGTCGGGAAATTACTCCTCCTCAATTTGTCCACCCCTTACCTTTGCCTCCTTGGGCTGGGCCTGTGGCTCCCTTGCTTTCACCATCTGCTACCTTTTCCCCTCCTGTTGCTAAAACAGAATCCTTGCCAATGAAAAACCAGTGGCAAAAGGGGAAACTTATTGGCCGAGGTACTTTTGGATCTGTTTATGTTGCCACCAATAG AAAAACTGGAGCATTGTGTGCAATGAAGGAAGCAGAAGTCTTTTCCGATGATCCAAAATCTGCAGAGTGCATAAGGCAGTTAGAGCAG GAAATTAAAGTTCTTAGCCAACTGAAACATCCAAACATTGTGCAGTATTTTGGTAGCGAAATA GTAGAAGACAGGTTTTATATCTATTTGGAATATGTACATCCTGGTTCAATGAATAAATACGTTCGTGAACATTGTGGTGCAATAACCGAATGTGTTGTTCGGAGTTTCACGCGCCATATTCTTTCGGGGTTGGCTTACTTGCATAGCAAAAAAACAATTCATAG gGACATCAAAGGGGCTAACTTGCTTGTTGATTCTGCTGGTGTTGTTAAGCTTGCTGACTTTGGGATGGCCAAACAT CTAACTGGACACGTTGCAGAACTTTCTTTGAAGGGAAGTCCATATTGGATGGCTCCAGAG CTTATGCAAGCAGTTGTGCAAAAAGGGAATAGCACTGAAGTAGCTTTTGCTGTTGATATTTGGAGTTTGGGTTGTACAATTATTGAAATGTTTACGGGAAAGCCTCCTTGGAGTGAGTACGAAGGA GCCGCAGCTATGTTTAAGGTTATGAAAGATACACCTCCTATACCAGAAACATTGTCAGCTGAAG GATATCCATAG